The following proteins are co-located in the Shouchella hunanensis genome:
- the purU gene encoding formyltetrahydrofolate deformylase encodes MHHQENRAILLVTCQDKPGIVSAISTSLFHHHANIVQSDQYSTDPEHGRFFMRVEFEWEESKANYQSIQEALKQIAQEYAFTYKVEKASRKKQMAIFVSKENHCLSEILWKWKAGELYADIPLVISNHKDAQEEVESYGIPFYHIPATKENRKEAEEQAIQLLKDHQVELVVLARYMQILTSTFVSQFPEKIINIHHSFLPAFIGANPYAKAFERGVKLIGATAHYVTDDLDEGPIIEQDVMRVDHRHSAKDLKIVGRNIERIALARAVQWHLDDRCIVHQNKTIVF; translated from the coding sequence GTGCATCATCAGGAAAATCGAGCTATTTTACTTGTTACATGTCAAGATAAGCCAGGCATTGTGTCGGCCATTTCGACTTCTTTATTTCATCACCATGCAAATATCGTTCAATCGGATCAGTACTCAACAGATCCAGAACACGGGCGATTTTTTATGAGGGTTGAATTTGAATGGGAAGAATCAAAAGCAAACTATCAATCCATTCAAGAAGCGTTAAAACAAATCGCTCAAGAATATGCTTTCACATATAAAGTAGAAAAAGCAAGCCGAAAAAAACAAATGGCTATTTTTGTCTCTAAAGAAAATCATTGCTTATCAGAAATCTTATGGAAATGGAAAGCAGGTGAATTGTATGCAGATATTCCACTTGTTATTAGCAATCACAAAGACGCTCAAGAAGAAGTGGAGTCTTATGGCATACCGTTCTACCATATCCCTGCCACAAAAGAAAATAGAAAAGAAGCAGAAGAGCAAGCTATTCAATTGTTAAAAGATCATCAAGTTGAACTCGTTGTTCTTGCTCGTTACATGCAGATTTTAACGTCCACTTTTGTTTCTCAATTTCCAGAGAAAATTATTAATATCCACCACTCTTTCCTACCAGCATTTATTGGGGCTAACCCTTATGCAAAAGCTTTTGAACGTGGTGTTAAGCTCATTGGTGCTACTGCTCATTATGTAACAGACGATTTAGACGAAGGGCCTATTATTGAGCAAGACGTTATGCGTGTTGATCATCGACACTCGGCCAAGGATTTAAAAATTGTTGGTCGAAACATTGAACGAATTGCACTTGCAAGAGCCGTTCAGTGGCATTTAGATGACCGTTGCATCGTTCATCAAAACAAAACGATTGTTTTCTAA
- a CDS encoding SDR family NAD(P)-dependent oxidoreductase: MDKRLMVITGGANGIGKEVAKAFAQNRYNVITMDKEKQEWEHDQVRALQVDVSDHEQLQTAIDEIHRQYGSPSVLINNAGVSTFKNFFELTLEDWNQVLKTNLTSAFLLSQGFAKTMKQKKEPCAIINISSTRAFMSEANSEAYAASKGGLTALTHAMAMSLHDTQITVNAIAPGWIHTGDIKQLRDIDHIQHPSNRVGTPGDIAEACLFLANPNNNFINGETLTIDGGMTKKMVYAHDE, encoded by the coding sequence ATGGACAAGCGATTAATGGTTATTACGGGTGGTGCAAATGGCATTGGGAAGGAAGTAGCAAAAGCATTTGCGCAAAATCGTTACAACGTCATAACGATGGACAAAGAAAAACAAGAATGGGAACATGACCAAGTTCGTGCGCTACAAGTAGATGTATCGGATCATGAGCAGCTTCAAACAGCTATAGACGAGATTCATCGTCAGTATGGCTCACCGTCTGTCTTAATTAACAATGCTGGTGTGTCTACTTTTAAAAATTTTTTCGAACTTACTCTTGAAGACTGGAACCAAGTGCTAAAGACCAATCTAACAAGTGCATTTTTGCTTTCACAAGGTTTCGCGAAAACTATGAAACAAAAGAAAGAGCCCTGTGCCATTATCAACATATCGTCGACTAGGGCTTTTATGTCTGAGGCTAATTCAGAAGCCTATGCAGCTTCTAAAGGTGGATTGACTGCCTTAACCCATGCAATGGCAATGTCCCTTCACGATACTCAAATTACTGTCAATGCCATTGCTCCAGGTTGGATTCACACAGGAGATATAAAGCAGCTAAGGGATATTGATCATATTCAACACCCCTCTAACCGTGTTGGAACACCAGGAGATATAGCGGAAGCTTGTTTGTTTTTAGCCAATCCAAACAATAACTTTATAAATGGTGAAACGCTTACCATTGATGGTGGCATGACTAAAAAAATGGTGTATGCACACGATGAATAG
- the cysK gene encoding cysteine synthase A, giving the protein MKVVNNVAELIGETPLIRLNKLGDPNGAAVYLKLEMFNPSGSVKDRAAYSMIVQAEKDGFLKEGSTIIEPTSGNTGIGLAMNAAARGYRAILVMPDTMSQERINLLKAYGAEVVLTDGDKKMPGAIDKAKQLVNEIPGAYMPMQFENEANPDAHRKTTAYEIKKSLDSIGAHLDGFVAASGTGGTITGTGETLKELYPKAIIHVVEPAGSPVLSGGKPGPHKLVGTSPGFIPPILNQTVYDKIRRIDDENAYKTTRDLARLEGILVGPSSGAACFAALELAKTMRTDQHVVAIACDTGERYLSTDLFQFDN; this is encoded by the coding sequence ATGAAAGTTGTAAATAACGTTGCTGAATTAATTGGTGAAACACCATTAATCCGTTTAAACAAATTAGGAGATCCAAATGGTGCGGCCGTCTATTTAAAATTAGAGATGTTTAACCCAAGTGGCAGTGTAAAAGATCGTGCTGCTTACTCCATGATCGTACAAGCTGAGAAAGATGGATTCCTAAAAGAAGGTTCCACCATTATTGAACCAACATCTGGAAATACAGGTATTGGTCTTGCGATGAATGCTGCTGCTCGCGGCTACAGAGCTATATTAGTTATGCCAGACACAATGAGTCAAGAACGCATCAACTTATTAAAAGCATATGGAGCAGAAGTTGTCTTAACAGACGGTGACAAAAAAATGCCAGGTGCCATTGATAAAGCGAAACAATTAGTAAATGAAATCCCTGGAGCATATATGCCCATGCAATTTGAAAATGAAGCCAATCCTGACGCTCATCGAAAAACAACAGCGTATGAAATTAAGAAGAGCTTAGATTCAATTGGAGCTCACCTAGATGGCTTTGTTGCTGCTTCAGGAACGGGTGGGACGATTACGGGAACCGGTGAAACATTAAAAGAACTGTATCCAAAAGCGATTATTCACGTTGTTGAGCCCGCTGGTTCGCCTGTATTATCTGGTGGTAAACCAGGTCCTCACAAACTTGTTGGTACGAGCCCTGGCTTTATCCCCCCCATTTTAAACCAAACAGTTTATGACAAAATCAGACGAATCGACGATGAAAACGCCTATAAAACGACAAGAGATCTTGCACGATTAGAAGGTATCCTTGTTGGCCCCTCTTCTGGAGCAGCATGTTTTGCTGCACTAGAATTAGCGAAGACGATGCGTACAGATCAACATGTCGTTGCCATTGCCTGTGACACAGGAGAACGTTATTTATCAACAGACTTATTTCAGTTTGACAATTAA
- a CDS encoding DeoR family transcriptional regulator, with product MQTSTDRMLTRIKSIYLYIKQKGTVTTNELVEEFGITQRTVQRDLNVLEYNNLVVSSARGKWKATSKKTKVS from the coding sequence TTGCAAACTTCAACTGATCGTATGCTGACTCGAATTAAGTCCATCTACCTGTACATCAAACAGAAGGGAACTGTCACGACGAATGAATTAGTTGAAGAGTTCGGCATCACTCAACGAACCGTGCAGCGAGACTTAAATGTACTTGAATATAACAATCTTGTCGTTAGCTCAGCACGAGGTAAGTGGAAAGCAACGAGCAAAAAAACAAAGGTTTCATAA
- a CDS encoding pseudouridine synthase, producing MRIDKLLANAGYGSRAEVKKLLKQGAVAINEEKVKDPKTQVDGKHDLIQVKGVDVHYREFVYIMLNKPKHVLSATEDRIHQTVVDLVAREYGHYDLFPIGRLDLDTEGLLLLTNDGQYSHQLMAPKKHVGKLYQAEVRGYVTEEDVEAFHKGLELKDGYTTKPAHLEILKAGDHSLVRVEVSEGKYHQVKRMFEAVGKQVLELERVRIGALWLDEELSRGEYRELSLEECQLASRNQKKDH from the coding sequence ATGCGAATCGACAAACTGTTGGCGAATGCAGGTTATGGCTCAAGAGCAGAAGTGAAAAAGCTCTTAAAACAAGGCGCTGTAGCGATTAATGAAGAGAAAGTAAAAGACCCAAAAACACAAGTTGATGGAAAGCACGATCTCATACAAGTAAAGGGTGTTGACGTTCATTACCGAGAGTTTGTTTACATCATGTTGAACAAGCCAAAACATGTCCTATCAGCAACTGAGGACCGAATCCATCAAACGGTCGTAGATTTAGTAGCACGAGAGTATGGTCATTATGATCTTTTTCCGATCGGGCGTCTAGATCTTGATACAGAAGGACTATTGTTACTGACAAACGATGGTCAGTATTCCCATCAATTAATGGCGCCAAAAAAACATGTCGGTAAACTGTATCAGGCAGAAGTAAGAGGGTATGTAACAGAAGAAGATGTAGAGGCTTTTCATAAAGGGCTAGAGCTAAAAGACGGCTATACGACAAAACCAGCACATTTGGAAATTTTAAAGGCAGGAGACCATTCCCTCGTTCGTGTAGAGGTGTCAGAAGGGAAGTACCATCAAGTAAAGCGCATGTTCGAAGCAGTAGGAAAGCAAGTTCTTGAACTTGAAAGAGTGCGCATTGGAGCGCTGTGGTTGGACGAAGAACTTTCTCGTGGTGAATACCGTGAATTGTCGCTGGAAGAATGTCAATTAGCCAGTAGAAATCAAAAAAAAGACCACTAA
- the rodA gene encoding rod shape-determining protein RodA, with product MERKQHGLDYTLLFLVFLLMCISLLAIYSGAGQYFNEDPTYFVVRQVIWYGIGAIIIAGVMLVDFDHFKFLTIPLYGFGMIMLLAVEFFGTERNGAQRWIFGIQPSEFMKIFLILALAHLLYRLTSERNDFSVKADLILLGKVLAVGLPPFLLILKQPDLGTALVIGAVIATMVLMSGIRWRILFTLAGLGVGFIAVMVYLHQAHFEFFSEYLIEPHQLARIYGWLTPDDDTSGIGYQLNQAILGIGSGQLFGSGFMEGLQTQSDVIPEIHTDFIFTVIGEEFGFLGAMVLLIVYFLLFYRMIMIALTCNNLFGTYLVSGVIGLLVFQVFQNIAMTIGLMPITGLALPFISYGGSALLTNMLAIGIVLNVHYRTREYMFKSKEAYS from the coding sequence ATGGAACGAAAACAACATGGACTGGATTACACGCTTTTGTTCCTTGTTTTTTTGTTAATGTGTATTAGTCTACTTGCTATCTATAGTGGGGCAGGTCAGTATTTTAATGAAGATCCAACGTATTTTGTTGTGCGACAAGTAATTTGGTATGGAATTGGAGCCATTATAATCGCAGGTGTGATGTTGGTTGACTTTGATCATTTTAAATTTTTGACAATCCCTTTATACGGGTTTGGAATGATTATGCTATTAGCAGTCGAGTTTTTTGGAACTGAGCGAAATGGCGCACAACGATGGATCTTTGGTATTCAGCCATCTGAGTTTATGAAGATTTTTCTCATTCTTGCTTTAGCCCATTTGCTTTACCGTTTAACGAGTGAACGTAACGATTTTAGTGTGAAAGCAGATTTAATTCTTCTAGGTAAAGTATTAGCAGTCGGGTTGCCACCATTTTTACTTATTCTTAAGCAACCTGACTTAGGAACAGCTTTAGTCATTGGTGCAGTTATTGCAACGATGGTTTTAATGTCAGGCATCCGATGGAGAATTCTTTTTACCCTTGCTGGGCTAGGGGTTGGCTTTATTGCAGTAATGGTGTATTTGCATCAAGCACACTTTGAGTTTTTTAGTGAATATTTAATTGAACCCCATCAATTAGCAAGGATTTATGGTTGGCTAACGCCAGATGATGATACAAGTGGTATTGGCTATCAATTAAATCAAGCGATTCTAGGGATTGGATCTGGACAGCTGTTTGGAAGTGGATTTATGGAAGGACTTCAAACCCAAAGTGATGTGATTCCCGAAATTCATACCGATTTTATTTTTACGGTTATTGGTGAAGAGTTTGGCTTTTTAGGAGCCATGGTTTTACTTATCGTGTACTTCTTGCTTTTTTACCGTATGATCATGATTGCACTAACCTGCAATAATTTGTTTGGAACGTATCTTGTCTCAGGTGTGATCGGCTTACTTGTCTTTCAAGTGTTTCAAAACATTGCGATGACCATTGGTTTAATGCCCATTACTGGTTTAGCATTGCCGTTTATAAGTTACGGTGGGAGCGCCCTTTTAACGAATATGCTAGCGATTGGAATTGTATTAAACGTTCACTATCGCACGCGAGAATATATGTTTAAAAGTAAAGAAGCGTATAGCTGA
- the ftsW gene encoding putative lipid II flippase FtsW — protein MNYSFRKDNDWLLIGATIILALFGLLMVYSASYVEGYLRFENSYYYVIRQGMWLGLSSVAFIVLMHFQYRHFQKITPLIIFMSIVLLILVKLIGLGEDVGSSRWIRIGPVGLQPSEFVKLGLIIYLAHVYSRKQAYIDDFVNGVMPPLIIVGVMFGLIMLQPDLGTATSIMLTAIMLVVISGAKWRHLIGLVIVGGLVFAALAVFEPYRLRRLVSFADPFANPDGAGFQLIHGYLAISNGGFTGLGLGESMQKLRNLPEGHTDFILTIISEELGFLGIAIVFLCYGIILFRGVSIGTKCKNPFGSLLAFGIVFSLAIQIIFNVGAVSGMLPITGVTLPLVSYGGTSLLVTLMSVAILANIHQNNERLKRKQMDEGESLSA, from the coding sequence ATGAATTATTCCTTTCGTAAAGACAATGATTGGCTTTTAATTGGTGCAACGATTATTTTAGCATTATTTGGATTACTGATGGTATATAGCGCGAGTTATGTTGAGGGGTATTTACGGTTTGAAAACTCCTATTACTATGTCATAAGGCAAGGAATGTGGCTAGGTTTATCATCAGTAGCATTCATTGTGCTCATGCATTTTCAGTACCGGCATTTTCAGAAGATCACACCGTTGATTATCTTTATGTCGATTGTGTTATTAATCCTTGTTAAGCTCATTGGACTGGGAGAAGATGTTGGCTCTAGTCGTTGGATTCGAATTGGTCCAGTCGGATTACAGCCATCTGAATTTGTGAAATTAGGATTAATTATTTACTTAGCGCATGTGTATTCACGAAAACAAGCGTATATTGATGATTTTGTAAATGGTGTCATGCCACCGTTAATTATTGTCGGTGTCATGTTTGGTTTAATTATGCTACAGCCAGACCTCGGTACAGCTACGTCGATTATGCTGACAGCCATTATGTTAGTCGTCATTTCAGGTGCGAAATGGCGTCATTTGATCGGTCTAGTCATTGTAGGTGGGCTGGTTTTTGCAGCTTTGGCTGTATTTGAACCGTATCGTTTAAGGCGCTTAGTTTCATTTGCAGATCCGTTTGCAAATCCGGATGGAGCTGGATTTCAGCTTATTCACGGCTACTTAGCCATTTCAAATGGTGGTTTTACAGGTCTTGGATTAGGTGAGAGCATGCAGAAGTTGCGCAATCTTCCAGAAGGCCATACGGATTTTATTTTAACGATTATTTCTGAGGAGTTAGGCTTTCTTGGGATTGCCATTGTGTTTCTCTGCTACGGCATCATTCTATTTCGTGGTGTATCAATTGGAACCAAATGTAAAAATCCTTTTGGAAGTTTGTTAGCATTTGGAATCGTATTTTCTCTAGCCATCCAAATTATTTTTAACGTTGGTGCTGTTTCCGGTATGTTGCCGATTACAGGCGTTACGCTTCCGCTTGTTTCTTATGGTGGAACTTCCTTGCTCGTGACGTTAATGAGTGTTGCCATATTGGCTAACATCCATCAAAACAACGAACGGCTAAAACGAAAGCAGATGGATGAAGGAGAATCACTAAGTGCTTAA
- a CDS encoding putative polysaccharide biosynthesis protein — MAGSKLMQGTKALTLATLISKIIGFLYIIPFAPLVGEQGLALYQMGYMPYGIMIALATMGVPVALSKYVSKYHALGDYHTAHRLFKSGIPLMLLMGFIAFWILFLGAPLLAKVGYTPSKTEQYVFDDVVFVIRMVSFALLVIPVMSLIRGYMQGFQQMVPTSVSQVIEQIIRIVFILAAAFVIMNLGSGNMPLAVGFATLGAFIGAFGGLGVLIWYYRGQRAYILKKVEETRQPTSSRQPLPKMYKELISYALPLSFVGLSIPLFQMIDVYTIEGAMHRIGEGDQAKDYIGILTGMAHKIVLIPMALATALSITLVPTITRAYTSGDQTVLQTYITQTYQVILFITIPASFGMFILAEPIYYLLFGANENFLLGVETLRYYSPVTILFAVYGVTGAVLQGMNRQKNAVLSLVIGLLLKLGFTYVFILWFGAYGAIWTTYIGFGVALALNIYAIGRHANFDYTIIFRRTILIAVFTGMMMMAVGLIWEGMKIWLGDVSRIGVAVPLFISVGAGVVVYFYLSIRSHLAGKVLGDRFKLR, encoded by the coding sequence ATGGCTGGGTCAAAATTAATGCAAGGAACAAAGGCGCTAACCCTTGCAACACTCATTTCTAAAATTATAGGATTTCTTTATATTATTCCTTTTGCACCTCTCGTTGGTGAACAAGGGCTTGCTCTCTACCAAATGGGCTATATGCCATATGGAATTATGATTGCGCTTGCTACAATGGGTGTACCGGTAGCTTTGTCAAAGTATGTGTCAAAGTATCACGCTTTAGGTGATTACCATACTGCCCATCGTTTATTTAAATCAGGTATACCGCTCATGTTGTTAATGGGCTTTATTGCGTTTTGGATTTTATTTTTAGGAGCCCCGTTGTTGGCGAAGGTTGGTTATACACCGAGTAAAACGGAACAATACGTGTTTGATGACGTTGTGTTCGTCATTCGCATGGTTAGCTTCGCATTACTTGTCATTCCTGTTATGTCTCTGATTAGAGGCTATATGCAAGGATTTCAACAGATGGTGCCAACATCTGTCTCCCAAGTAATTGAGCAGATTATTCGAATCGTATTTATTTTAGCTGCCGCCTTTGTCATTATGAATCTGGGGAGCGGCAATATGCCCCTTGCTGTTGGATTTGCTACATTAGGTGCATTTATTGGTGCTTTTGGAGGGCTCGGCGTTCTCATTTGGTATTATCGCGGGCAGCGTGCCTATATTTTAAAAAAAGTGGAAGAAACACGGCAGCCAACTTCATCACGGCAGCCACTTCCTAAAATGTACAAAGAGCTTATTTCGTATGCGTTGCCGCTTTCTTTTGTTGGTTTATCGATTCCACTTTTTCAAATGATTGATGTGTATACGATTGAAGGTGCCATGCATCGTATAGGGGAAGGCGATCAAGCAAAAGATTATATAGGGATCTTGACGGGGATGGCTCATAAGATCGTTCTTATTCCGATGGCGCTCGCAACAGCGTTGTCGATCACACTCGTGCCAACGATCACAAGAGCATACACGTCTGGGGATCAAACTGTTTTACAAACCTATATTACTCAGACGTATCAAGTGATTTTATTTATTACCATTCCAGCATCATTTGGGATGTTTATCCTTGCAGAGCCGATTTACTACCTTTTATTCGGTGCCAACGAAAACTTCTTACTTGGTGTTGAAACGTTGCGCTATTATTCACCTGTAACCATTCTTTTTGCTGTATACGGTGTAACAGGAGCGGTCTTACAAGGAATGAATCGTCAAAAAAATGCCGTGTTAAGCCTTGTGATTGGCTTACTTTTAAAATTAGGATTCACCTATGTCTTTATTTTATGGTTTGGCGCTTATGGTGCCATTTGGACAACCTACATCGGATTTGGTGTCGCCTTAGCCCTTAACATTTATGCAATCGGAAGACATGCGAACTTTGATTATACGATTATTTTTAGAAGAACGATTCTCATTGCCGTTTTTACAGGAATGATGATGATGGCTGTAGGATTAATTTGGGAAGGCATGAAAATCTGGCTAGGAGATGTTAGCCGGATAGGTGTGGCGGTACCGTTATTTATTAGTGTTGGCGCAGGTGTCGTTGTTTACTTTTATTTAAGCATTCGCTCTCACTTAGCAGGGAAGGTATTAGGAGATCGATTTAAGTTAAGGTAG
- a CDS encoding SMP-30/gluconolactonase/LRE family protein, protein MKTIEAKRVWNGKARLGEGPFWDDQEQRLLWVDIEGYKLHAYDHKHDTTETLPFAQHVTAVVKKEQGGLLLAMRDGLYSYYRDRLTPHMRLNEETVRFNDAKCDPSGRLWAGTMAFDGQSTIGKLVVFDENEAIEEKRDGLTISNGMAWDEQKHLFYHNETVTSETAVFSYDPDDTRKITRVGTVPIHYDEYGGAPDGMTIDSEGKLWVALWGAGAVIRVDPETGNVSEKITVPASNTTSCVFGGTNYQTLFITTASKDGEEKSGNLFCATLDCKGTASISYKGKRSGL, encoded by the coding sequence ATGAAAACGATAGAAGCGAAACGAGTATGGAACGGCAAAGCGCGTTTAGGAGAAGGTCCTTTTTGGGATGATCAAGAGCAACGATTATTATGGGTTGATATTGAAGGCTATAAATTACATGCCTATGACCATAAACATGACACTACAGAGACGTTGCCTTTTGCACAACATGTCACTGCCGTTGTGAAAAAAGAGCAAGGTGGCTTATTACTGGCAATGAGGGATGGGCTTTACAGCTATTATCGGGATCGCTTAACCCCTCATATGAGGCTGAATGAAGAAACCGTTCGGTTTAACGATGCAAAATGTGATCCAAGCGGGCGTCTTTGGGCAGGGACAATGGCATTTGATGGGCAGTCCACGATCGGAAAATTAGTCGTTTTCGATGAAAATGAAGCGATTGAAGAAAAACGTGATGGCTTAACGATTTCTAATGGGATGGCGTGGGATGAGCAAAAGCATTTGTTTTACCATAATGAAACCGTGACGAGTGAGACAGCTGTTTTTAGCTACGACCCAGACGATACGAGAAAGATAACAAGAGTTGGCACTGTACCGATTCATTATGACGAATACGGTGGAGCACCAGACGGGATGACCATTGATAGTGAAGGGAAGCTGTGGGTTGCATTATGGGGAGCCGGTGCTGTGATTCGAGTTGACCCTGAAACAGGCAACGTATCAGAAAAAATAACCGTACCTGCTTCAAATACGACTTCCTGTGTGTTTGGTGGTACAAATTACCAAACCCTCTTTATCACAACTGCTTCAAAAGACGGAGAAGAGAAAAGTGGAAATTTATTCTGTGCAACCCTTGACTGTAAAGGAACGGCATCCATTTCTTATAAAGGAAAAAGAAGTGGTTTGTAA
- a CDS encoding secondary thiamine-phosphate synthase enzyme YjbQ, whose product MKTFTIHTETHSAMIDITSDVKQVIQENGIKEGFVIVQSLHTTAGITVNENADPDVVTDFLRRLDEVYPWEHQQDLHMEGNTAAHLKTSTVGPSQTILVSNGKLVLGTWQGIYFCEFDGPRRNRSFVVKGVQA is encoded by the coding sequence ATGAAGACTTTTACAATTCATACGGAAACACATAGTGCTATGATTGATATTACATCTGATGTTAAACAAGTAATTCAAGAAAATGGAATAAAAGAAGGGTTTGTTATTGTTCAATCCCTTCATACAACTGCGGGTATTACTGTAAATGAAAATGCTGATCCCGATGTTGTGACTGATTTTTTACGGCGTCTTGACGAAGTGTACCCTTGGGAGCATCAACAAGACCTACATATGGAAGGCAACACGGCGGCGCACTTAAAAACGTCAACAGTGGGTCCTTCTCAAACTATACTCGTATCAAATGGTAAACTTGTGTTAGGAACATGGCAAGGCATTTATTTCTGCGAGTTTGATGGACCTCGACGCAACCGATCATTTGTTGTGAAAGGAGTCCAAGCATGA
- a CDS encoding M20 metallopeptidase family protein codes for MALETKQKVEHIHEQMVMWRRHLHEHPELSFEEVETPLYIEKQLRKLGITDITTGVGGRGIVARIKGVKPGKTIAFRADFDALPIDEENDVSYASKVPGKMHACGHDGHTAALLGFAAIMKDQVEQLAGTIVLIFQHAEELPPGGAKEMIADGCLDDVDVIFGAHVSSHLPLGKVSCTPGAVMAAVDKFRIHIQGKGGHGAQPHTTLDSIVVGSQLVNELQTIVSRRVDPMAPAVVTVGVFQAGTAFNVIADTATIEGTVRTFDAGVRQKVEDELRAIVKGKEQSTHVTTDVDYLNGYPTLVNSEKESDIVRQLVTDVLGEKSAMMAPPILGGEDFAYYLTKKPGAFFHVGARTEEAYTQFPHHHPRFDFDEHALNHIASLFLALTNHYLIENEI; via the coding sequence ATGGCGTTAGAAACAAAACAGAAAGTAGAACACATTCACGAGCAAATGGTCATGTGGCGCAGACATCTACACGAGCATCCGGAATTATCGTTCGAAGAAGTAGAAACACCCTTATACATAGAAAAGCAGTTACGAAAATTAGGCATTACGGATATAACCACTGGTGTAGGTGGACGCGGTATTGTGGCGCGTATAAAAGGAGTCAAACCAGGAAAAACAATTGCGTTCCGTGCCGATTTTGATGCACTTCCTATTGATGAGGAAAACGATGTGTCGTACGCCTCGAAAGTACCTGGAAAGATGCATGCTTGTGGACACGATGGACATACGGCTGCGTTACTCGGGTTTGCAGCGATCATGAAGGATCAAGTTGAACAATTAGCAGGTACGATAGTGCTCATTTTTCAACATGCGGAAGAGCTTCCTCCTGGTGGAGCGAAAGAAATGATCGCAGATGGCTGTTTAGACGATGTTGATGTCATCTTTGGTGCGCATGTATCAAGTCACTTACCTCTTGGAAAAGTAAGCTGTACCCCAGGAGCGGTTATGGCAGCGGTAGATAAATTTCGTATACATATACAAGGAAAAGGTGGGCATGGGGCGCAACCCCATACGACTCTCGATTCCATTGTTGTCGGTAGTCAGCTTGTGAACGAATTGCAGACAATTGTGAGTAGAAGAGTTGATCCAATGGCTCCAGCTGTTGTAACAGTAGGCGTCTTTCAAGCGGGCACAGCCTTTAATGTCATTGCAGATACAGCAACGATTGAAGGAACGGTTCGTACGTTTGATGCTGGGGTTCGCCAAAAGGTTGAAGACGAGCTTCGAGCAATTGTGAAAGGGAAAGAACAAAGTACTCACGTCACGACAGATGTTGACTATCTAAATGGTTATCCGACACTTGTTAATAGTGAAAAAGAAAGCGACATCGTTCGTCAGCTAGTAACAGATGTTTTAGGAGAAAAAAGTGCTATGATGGCTCCACCTATTCTAGGAGGAGAGGATTTTGCGTATTATTTAACAAAAAAGCCAGGCGCTTTCTTTCATGTAGGTGCACGTACAGAGGAGGCGTACACCCAATTTCCTCATCATCATCCCCGCTTTGACTTTGATGAGCATGCATTAAACCATATAGCGTCTCTATTTTTAGCACTAACAAATCATTACTTGATTGAAAATGAAATCTAG